The Rhodopseudomonas palustris genome window below encodes:
- a CDS encoding UPF0104 family protein gives MHRLLSALGRGFKTYIGWKRVGIVASILIIGFAISSLIRTLKGVDHNVILTALTDKSPAQIGMAALCVVGAFCTLTFYDFFALRTIGKLHVPYRIAAMSAFTSYVIGHNLGATVFTGGAIRFRIYSDYGLSAIDVAKICFISGLTFWLGNLFVLGIGMIWHPAAASAMDLLPDEINRLIGVACLAGIAAYFVWLATGKKRRELGQNGWKVVLPSAKLTLVQVLIGVVDLGFCALAMYLLMPSAPYIDYVSLAVVFILATLLGFASHAPGSLGVFDAAMLVALPMFAREDVIATLLIYRVLYFLLPFGIAISIMGVREIWLSVIKPWQERRSACNGNEHAATAAPATAPARAPVGQVPVGQVVQRSSKL, from the coding sequence ATGCATCGACTGCTGAGCGCGCTGGGGCGTGGCTTCAAGACGTATATCGGCTGGAAACGCGTCGGTATCGTCGCCAGCATCCTGATTATCGGCTTTGCGATTTCGTCGCTGATCCGCACCCTCAAGGGAGTCGATCACAACGTCATCCTGACCGCGCTGACCGACAAGAGCCCGGCCCAAATCGGGATGGCGGCACTTTGTGTGGTCGGTGCGTTCTGCACCCTGACGTTCTACGATTTCTTCGCGCTGCGCACGATCGGCAAACTGCACGTGCCGTACCGCATCGCCGCGATGTCGGCGTTCACCTCCTACGTGATCGGCCATAATCTCGGCGCCACGGTGTTCACCGGCGGTGCGATCCGGTTCCGGATCTATTCGGACTACGGTCTCTCGGCGATCGATGTCGCCAAGATCTGCTTCATCTCTGGCCTGACGTTCTGGCTCGGCAATCTTTTCGTGCTCGGCATCGGCATGATCTGGCACCCGGCCGCCGCCAGCGCGATGGATCTGCTGCCGGACGAGATCAACCGGCTGATCGGCGTCGCCTGTCTGGCCGGTATCGCCGCCTATTTCGTCTGGCTCGCGACCGGCAAGAAGCGCCGCGAGCTCGGCCAGAACGGCTGGAAGGTGGTGCTGCCGTCGGCCAAGCTGACGCTGGTGCAGGTGCTGATCGGCGTGGTCGATCTCGGCTTCTGCGCCCTTGCGATGTACCTGTTGATGCCGTCCGCCCCCTACATCGACTACGTGTCGCTGGCGGTGGTGTTCATCCTCGCCACCCTGCTCGGCTTCGCCAGCCATGCGCCTGGAAGCCTCGGCGTGTTCGACGCCGCGATGCTGGTGGCGCTGCCGATGTTCGCCCGCGAAGATGTGATCGCGACGCTGCTGATCTATCGCGTGCTGTACTTCCTGCTGCCGTTCGGGATCGCGATCTCGATCATGGGCGTGCGGGAAATCTGGCTCAGCGTGATCAAGCCATGGCAGGAACGCCGCAGCGCCTGCAACGGCAACGAGCATGCGGCCACCGCCGCTCCGGCCACCGCGCCCGCCCGGGCCCCGGTCGGCCAGGTCCCGGTCGGCCAAGTCGTCCAGCGCTCCTCAAAGCTCTGA
- a CDS encoding ferritin-like domain-containing protein: MGLFTKDIKTMDDLFVHQLQDIYYAEKQLLKAIPKMADKASDPMLKQGFLTHLDETKGHVKRLEQVFEMHGVQPKAVDCPAIDGIIEEADETAGEVEDKKVLDAALINAAQAVEHYEIVRYGSLVSWAKLLGRNDCAAVLQKTLDEEKATDKKLNTLAESQVNLRAAG; this comes from the coding sequence ATGGGACTTTTCACCAAAGACATCAAGACGATGGATGACCTGTTCGTGCACCAATTGCAGGACATCTACTACGCCGAGAAGCAGCTCCTGAAGGCGATCCCGAAAATGGCCGACAAGGCCTCGGATCCGATGCTGAAGCAGGGGTTCCTGACGCATCTGGATGAGACCAAGGGGCACGTGAAGCGGCTGGAGCAGGTGTTCGAAATGCACGGCGTACAGCCGAAGGCGGTCGATTGCCCGGCAATCGACGGCATCATCGAGGAAGCCGATGAGACCGCGGGCGAAGTCGAGGACAAGAAGGTGCTCGATGCGGCGCTGATCAACGCCGCTCAGGCGGTGGAGCACTACGAGATCGTCCGCTATGGCAGCCTGGTATCATGGGCCAAACTGCTCGGCCGTAACGACTGTGCCGCGGTGCTGCAGAAGACCCTCGACGAAGAGAAGGCTACCGACAAGAAGCTCAACACGCTTGCGGAGAGCCAGGTCAATCTTCGCGCCGCCGGCTGA
- a CDS encoding universal stress protein, with amino-acid sequence MFKSILVPIDLADTALAQPAIATAAKLADSYDGKVRLLHVLAITPVMLAEYVPADFDDQQRQSAEAALAEIARTSGIPAQRLSSSVRQGGIYHEILEEVAAVGADLIVMSSHRPAMRSYFLGSNAGHVVRYAPCSVLVVRDST; translated from the coding sequence ATGTTCAAGTCCATCCTCGTCCCGATCGACCTGGCCGATACCGCGCTGGCCCAGCCCGCGATCGCCACCGCGGCCAAGCTCGCCGACAGCTACGACGGCAAGGTGCGGCTGCTGCACGTGCTGGCGATCACTCCTGTGATGCTGGCCGAATATGTCCCGGCGGATTTCGACGATCAGCAGCGGCAGTCAGCCGAAGCCGCATTGGCCGAGATTGCCCGCACCTCAGGCATTCCGGCACAACGGCTGTCGAGCAGCGTGCGCCAGGGCGGCATCTACCACGAGATCCTCGAAGAGGTCGCGGCGGTCGGCGCAGATCTAATCGTGATGAGTTCGCACCGGCCGGCGATGCGCAGCTACTTCCTCGGCTCCAATGCCGGCCACGTCGTGCGCTACGCACCGTGCTCGGTGCTGGTGGTGCGGGACAGCACCTAG